The stretch of DNA CAGACCAAATTAACTCCAGATGAATGGCTGGAAGGAAGAAACCTAGATATACAGTATATAGTGTACCTGCACCCTTCTCCTTCGCGCCAGAGAGGAGGGTAAGCGCGACGCGCTCTGCTGGCGGCGGCGCGCGGAACAGCCTAGGACGGAGAGGGCCGGTGGCGGCGAGCAGCAGCACCAGCAGAAGGGCAGCAACCGCGAGCCCCCATACCAGTCGGCGACGGCGGGGCTGCTCCTGGGGGAGGAGGGGCTGATCGGTGGCGGCGGCCATGGCCGTGAGGGAGGGATCAATGCTCTGCTCTGGTGGATTTGAGCTTCGTTCCTCCTCTCATGGTGAACACACACCAGCCTTGCCGCTTTAAGTAACCAGCTAGCTAGCTCAACAGTCATGACTGATGTGACCTGATACCACTACTGTCGAGCAGGAACAGCTGCTGCTGCTGATCACAGACCAATGAGCAATGGATGACACTGGAGCCAAGATAAGATTAGCACAAGGACTCGGCATCAACCTCAAAAGGGGATTCAATTATTCGCAGATCTCATCAGTCCGTGGCTACAAACGAAACAGCAGCACACAACGTGTAGCACGCTACACTACTTACTAATAAAGGACGCCAGCCAAAAGCTTATATAGAAAGGGCATCTCATCTCATCGCACTCACACAGCCTGGATTTCTCTTATTTATGTACACCAACCGTATCTATCTACACCTCCTCTGGGGTCTGGCCGGGGTCCTGGGCCACCGTCGGCCCTCATGACGCCTCGGCAGCGGGGAAACACGTCCACGCCGCGGCGATCTCGTGTGGGAAGCCGCCTCCGCACTTGGGCTCCTGGCTGTCGAAGGCGCTGTAGTCCAGCACCTCGGCCTCCTCCACTTCGCCTAAGCCTAGTTCGTCGGGCGAAGATGGCCTGAGGAGAAAATGTCTGTCAGCGTACGATGATTTCACACGCATGATTCCCGGAGCGTGGAACCGAAGGTGGTAATACGAAATGTCTGTGGTCTTACCCGGGCACGTCGAGAGCAGGCGGGTTGTGGGCGGCATCATGGAGGCCGCTCTTCTTGCCGTTCCCGCGCgacttcctcttcttctgctTCTGTTTCTGCTTGCCCTTGTCCTTCTTCCTGGACCTGGAGCGCTGCTGGTGGCCCTTCACCGTGTGGTCGACAGAGGTGACTGGGGGGTCATATACATCTGAGGCCCAATTCACGTGGCGGGCTCCAGTTGGCGATGCTTCACTGCTGCTTCTCTCACGGCCTCCTTTCATAGCGGAGACGAGAAGCCTTGACGTCGACTAGACAGAAAATAGGAAGGGAATGTGAGTCAGGCAACGATAAAACTGTATTATAAATCAGAAAAACTGCCACGATTACAGTATCAACTTACCGTGAAGGCCCAGCTTAAATGTACCAATACCACTACAGCACCATCATAGCAGGTAGGAACAGAACTACTCAGCGCAGTTTCATGATCAATTTAACATTACAAGTTTAGTTTGCTTAGCTCAttcaaattcacaccatagattGATGAACCTAGACAACTGGCCAAAATAATTCATTAGGCGCAACAAATAGTATAATTGGCCTGGGAACTGAACATTAAATGGCATGGTCACATCAAACAAGTCAGTTAGAACTTCCGTATTCTCAATGCGGATAGGTGAACATGTTTCACAACATGAACACGGCTGAGAGGTTAGTGACACGCCACAAGAAATTATCACTGCCTTTTGAGTTTGCTAAACGTTTTTCACCTATGAAAATCAGTTTCCGGATATTATAGCAAGAATACCCATCTTCCTGGTGTCCTTCCTACTTTCCCTTTAGCTAGTGGCTGCACTAGATCTCAAGCACCCGTTCCCCGTTCATAAAGATACCACACAGAGTAAGCTAAAAGCATCGACATAGCTGAAGCAATCACGGCATAATCTAACATGCTGAACTCACCGGAAAGGACGGCAAGCGCTCATAAGGTGAAGAGGACTTTGGTTCACTGTAATTGGAGATTGCATGGGAGTTTCCATCACCTCCTTTGCCTCTCTTTATTCCTGAGCTGGGAGAACCTGAGATATCAACTTCAGTGTCCAAAGAACCAGCATCCCTTGCTTGTTTATGAGTTCCCTCCAGGTTATGACGGAGCTCCACACAAGAACCTGGAGTCTGCCCAGCTGGAGGAAGTGCCTCCTCTAGCAGAAGCATGTCATCCTTGCAGACAGAAGAGGCACCGTGACCCTCCATGAGCACTCTTTCAGAATCACAAGCCAAATCACCCATGGAGTCGCTTGTCACTACAAGAAGGCAGATAGATATTAGCGGAAATGCATAGAAACTACAGACCATCAATCGATAAAGGTATGGTCGTCAGCGGAGTGTGACGGTGGACAGGGATCTCTTTGCATGTGTCTAAGATATAATCAACGGGTCATAAGAAGCAACCAGAAGTGCCAGTGGCTGGTCAAATTTCTGACCAACTTGTTGTGTGCCAAGGTTAAATTCATAACCAAACAAGTTTCTTCACATGATGAATCTCACTTGTTGAGCAAATTAACTACATTACGTCAAGGACGGGCAGAAGAGATAATAGCAACCAGTCAACTTCCACTGATTCAGATACCAAAAACAACAACGCAAACTAAATAACAGATATCATATCAGTGGTTAACAAATCTGTGAATGTGAAACCACATATCATCAATTGATAAAGTTTATGGTTATCACCAAAGTGTGAGTGTGGAGTGGATGGAGATACATTCTACTCGTGCTTACAATACATTTGAGGGATCATAATACGCGACAAGAAGTGGCAGTGACCGCTCAAATTTCCAACCAACTTGTCATTTCTGAAGCAAGGTTTACTTCATAATGAAAAAAGTTTTGCATGATGAATGACATTGGTTGAACAGATTAAGTACTACATAGCAACCATGTTCCCCTAATTCAAATACCAAAAACAACAATGGAAATGACGTACAGAGATACATATACAATATCAGCAGATAACAAATCTGTGAAATGCCTCTATTAACCCACTCTACTCTTTCTCTAGGGTGGAACTTGTTGCATTACGAGGAAGAAAAAAAAAACTCTGGCCAGTGATGATTCATCCTGCTGGGCAGAAGAGTTTACTAGCCCTTGAACTCCCCAGTCCCCCATCCCTTTTATACTCTGTGAACTCTCTAGTTGGCACTCCGCCTCATACATCCGACAATCGTGGCCGGCTCATTCTGTGCGATCTTACTAGAAACAAACAGGGCAGGATCGCACATGCTGTGAGGGCGCAGATCGGCGGGGCACGATCCCTGGTTGTAAAGTACCTGAGCTGCTGAGGAGAGCTGGGTGGAAGCACTCGGCGATGAACGGAGCCCACGGAGTAAGCAGATCCGGTCCGGTCCGAGCTGTCGAGAAATGCCGGGGGAGGGGCGGCGAGGCAGAGGCAGAGGGGTTAGCTGGGTGAGAGGGCGAGTAGGGGATGGGAGGGAGTTAGGAGAGATGGGAGTGCCAAGGGCGGGGGGAAGGGGAAGGGGGCTTGAGCCGGGCGTCGccgaacgaggaggaggagggtgtGGCCCCCGGCACCGGCTGCATCGTGGCCGAGCCGGCGGTGTGAAGGGATGGGGAGGGGCGGCGAGATCTGGATGGATGGGAATGGAAGCCTCTGTTGGCTTGTGTTTGGAGGATGGAATGGAGTGTGGGaggacggcgacggcgacgactgGACCGAGGACGAGGCCACTTTGTTCCCTCTGTCGGAAATATCTGCGCCGATGGGCCTTCTAGATGCCCTGGTCAAGATCCAGGCCCGCGTACCTGCTTATCATTTTTGCCTTTTCTCTTCAAATTTTTTTTTGACCTATCCGTGCATGTTCGTCGAAACAGATTTTTGCCCCGCTTTATAATAAAGTGCAAACGACTGAACCGATACAAGCTGACGAGGCAACTCTAATAAAGaataaaaacatatttttttaaGGCAATACGAGGATCATACAGGATAAATCTTGATCCTAAATAATAAATACACAAAATAAGATTAGGTTTTGGTTACGAAGCGTGGGTTTTCTGCCATTGCTTAAGCTGACAAAATATGTATATGCCCATGATTGATCTGCTTTATTGTGTTATATGGAAGATAATAGATTAATTTCTAAAGAAATTGTTTACGGACCGtgagtttattgctattgtttGGTTACCAAAGTAGTAGTACCAATTTTATCATAAGAAACAATTTTTTTATGGACCGTGGAGTTATTGCTATACCATAGGTTGATTTAGTTTATACGGTTACCAAATATTGGTTTCATGAAAATCCAAAGGGGGTAGAAAAGCAGAAAGAATCAGTGATGGGGAGAAAAACTGACATAAGATGAGACCTTATGTTCTTCTTAAGTAGTAGAGTGTACCTTTTATCATATATAAACATGGAACAAAAGAACAAAAAGGATCTAACATTCAATACAAATTAAAGAATGTGAATTTGGAAATACACATGCATACTATTTTAACTTAATTTTCTATATGTCACTACTTTAGTTATCACGCATATTTCAAACTTCAGAATAGTTCTCATTTCAATCAATTGAACAAAAGCAAATTGTTAATTAGCATGCCAAATACCATTAGATAAAAAATGCCAAATGCATAGTTTTCCCCCGGAGGTAGTGCAAACCCATAGAACCATGATGACACCAATATTTTTCGCATGTTGCCTGGGTCATAGCAGCGCCACCTGCGTGAGCACACACAAAATGGTGAGGAAGCCTGAAGAAGGGCAAGTCCATTTCTTAAGTTATCGGAGATAGAAGAACACATCGCCTACAGGGAGCCAGTAGTGGTGTGGCCTAATAACCTTGTGGTTTGTCACGTTGATGGCATGCATGTTTTTTTTTAAACTTCTGTTTATATTTTGTAaagtactcccttcgtcccataatataaaaCGTTTCTGCAAGCTAATATAGCTTGCAAAAATAATTCAGTTATTTTTGAAGTGTCCATTGCATATTTTCAAAATGTCTATACATTGTAAAAAAAAGGTTTTCTCCACTTTTAAGTAATGTTTGTATTATTAAAAAAATGAGATTTCAGAAATGTTAACATGTATCAAGAAATGGAAGTGGCATTTTAAAAAAACGTTATGAAATGTAAGAaaatgtttgtataattcaaaGACTATTGTTTAGTGTAATTTAAAAACAATGTATGTTACATTTAAAAAAATCAAGCatttcaaaaatatatttgtgATATTTAAAAAGAATTATAAAATGTAAAAAACATTTTTATAATTTTAGAAAAAAATCTGAATCATTCAAAAAATGTTTCAACATATATTTGTATATTGTTTCAGCATAAAAATTTAAATGTTTAACACATATTCAAAATAGAAATGTTCAAAACATGTACTTGAAAAAATGTTAGTTATGTACTTAAAAATGTTACATGTATATAAAACTGTGTTTTAGATGTATACGGAATATGTAGAATGCATATGAACGAAGTAGACATCAAAACATACATTTGAagaaatgttaatcatgtatttgaaaaatattaaacatGTATAAAAATATTGTTACTTTATATAAAAATGTAaaatatgtatgaaaaattatgaatgtgttaaaaaggaaaagaaaggaaaaaaagaataaaaaaacaaagaaaacctAAAGGAAACCGATGCAAAATAGTGAAAAACTTGTGCACAGCTACAAAGTTGGGTCAGCTCAGTAACTCCACACTATAGGCGAGACCTATTACGATTTGTAACACGCGAGAAATGTGTTTGCGATCATCACGAAGGATTGGTCGTAGTAGTGTTCTCACTGAAGTTATTTATAGTTCGGACACCAAATCAGCATGACAAATTTCCCAGAAAGATGAGATGCTATCTTACTAATTCATGATCACTTTTCAGACATTTCAATTCATAGCTAGTTTATGTTCCGAGAAACAAAATGGAGAAATCTCTAGCATTGTAAATTGAGAATGGAAAGATGGGGGAAAACCAAAAGACGTCGATATGTACTTTTTCATGAAAGGGGGGAAAACGGGGATGGCGTTGATGGTGCTATCCATCTGAGCTAATCTTGATATCCATCGAGTGAATCTCGACGTGTGGAGAGTTTGATTTAGAGTTTTGGATGCCAGGAAAAGCGAGAAAAAAAGGAAACCAAAGTAAAAAAAAAGAATACTGATGgaaaaccaaataaaaaagaaaattAAACAAAATATGAAAGAAAAAAAAGGGGTCGAGCGAACCTAGCGATCAAGTTAGTCACAGCATGCGAGCCGACAACTCTGAAACTGGGCCGGCTCGGTAGTGCATCATCCTATAGGCAAGCAAGGGTGCTCCTGTTTAGCGCTCTAAGCGCTAGTAAGCGTGCGCATTAACCGATAGAGCAACCTCACATTGATGTTTAGTAACAGCAAACAATACTACTAGACCGTTTTCCTATTGCATATACACCGAGTATAATTTTTTCAAAAACATAAACTTGAAAAAGAATTCACAAAAATATAGAACAAACCACGAACTTGAAAATTTGATAAAACCACGAACATGAAAAcaattcaaaattttgaaaagaTGTTCACCAGTTcgaaaaaatattcacaaaattaggagaaagttcatcaattttgaagaaaaacttcatcaaatttgaaaaatagtgcacacaatttgaaaaaagttcatagatttaaaaaaagttcatcaattttggaaaagTTCATCAAACTTGGACAGTCGAATTTGAAagaaagttcatcaaatttgaaaaaaaaatgaaTTTGAAGAAAGTACATCGATTCTGAAAGAAGTTCATCCAATTTTAAAAacgttcatcaaatttgaaacaaagttaatcaaacttgagaaaagtttatcaaatttgaaaaaacATTATCAATTCTATAAAAAAATCTTTGATTCcgaaaaaaaatcagaaatttTGAAAAAAGGTTATCAAATTTGGAAGAAAGTTCATCGATCTTGAAGAAAAATTCATCAATTTTGAAATTAAAAAAACACAAATTTGAAGAAAATGTTCACGCAATGGGCAAAAAGGAAAGAAGAGAAAAAAATTAACGAACCAATTCCAagaaaaagaaatagaaaaacgATCAAAATAGTTgcaagaaaaaagaaagaagaaaagaaatgAAAATCTATAGTAATCACAAAGATGATGTGGCTAGGTTAGTTAGTGTAGTGTGCTGATTACCAGGAAGCTGTTGTTTGAATCACGCCTATGCACCTGCAGGTTTTTTGCGTGTTGAAGAAAATAGGAAAAAAAGAAATATGGACAGGCCCAACTAGACGCGCGAGTGAGCTGCTTCAGGCGCTGGTTTGCAAAAGCAGTGGTAACCAGCGCCTAAAGCGCCAAATAGGAATTGTCTACGAGCAATGCATTAACATAGTGTGTGGGGCCTAGGCTTCAGCCTTTTCCAATCACCTCTATTAGTTCATTGGTTGTACGGTGTTGTCTTATAGTTCAAGCACCAAATCAACAGAGAAAATTCCCAGAGAAAAAGAGGTGTTATTTATTAATTCATACACCTGTTACAAATTCAATTCATAGTTAGCTTTGTtttgagaaaaaaataaagaaatcTTTAGCTTTGTAAGTTAAGAAACAAGACCATTCAGGACTAGCCCTTGGAGGCATATTTTTATATAAGAAATCTCTAAACATCACGGCCACTAGGGACTCAAGCCCGGGTGGGCTAGCTCACTCCTTGTGAGCCTAGCCAATAGGGTGACACCCAAAAAGTCACTTTGCGCGTTAATGGTACTTGTCGGTACATCTCACACCACTTTTTTTGTGATTCGTACTAGGTATGGTCCACGCACATGGATATTATTTGTATTGCTTTCTCACTTTTTGGTATTTTTTTTAGTCTGTTAGTTTTGATGGGTCCCATAGTACTAGTTTTTGTCACTATAATGTGCATGCATCATCACTTCTCTCTCTCCCAAACAAATTCATAGACTTTCTTTTACCTTAGAAAATCTAAATCACTCATATCTTCTAATCTATAAACTCGTTttcaaaatgttttatatatTTGAATTTCTGGTGCAAAGACTTTTAGAACAAGATCAATCTTGGATACTTTTTGACTAGTTTGAAAAAAGTGAAATATGTTATTCTGTTATGTCAATTTGTGAAACTGGTATTGGAAATGCGTAACATTTTATTTCAACAGAGTAAAATATGTTATTTCAAAAATGTGCAATTGAAATAGATGCTATTTTTGCGAAACAAACTAGGGAAAAGTGAAATGTAATGTCAACATGTGAAATCGATTTTTTGGAAATGTGTAACCGTTTATTTCAAAAGAGTGGAATGTGTTTTTACAAAAGTATGCAATTGAAATCGATGTGATTTTTGTGAAACAAGCCAGTGAAAAATGAAATGTAATGTTAACATGTGAAACTGATTATTTGGTAATGTGTAACAGTTTATTTCAAAAGAGTGAAATATGTTATTTGAAAAGGTTTTCATTAAAATAGATGTATTTTTGTGAAACAAGTCAGGAGAAAGTAAAATGTAATGTCAACATGTGAAACTGATTTAAAGAAAATCTGTAACCGTTTATTTCAAAAGAGTGATAGTTATGTTTTTACAAAAATATGCAATTGAAATAGATGTGATTTTTGTGAAACAAGCCAGCGAAAAGTGAAATGTAATGTCAACATGTGGAAGTGAATATTTGGAAATGTGTAACAGCTTATTACAAAGGAGTGAAATATGTTATTTCAAAAGTGTGCATTTAAAATACATGTGATTTTTTGAATAACCCAGTGCAAAGTGAAATGTAGCTTCTGAAATTGAAAAAAAAGTATACGAAACTGAAATGCCAACTTGTGAAAGTGATGGAAATCACTTTATCAAAAATATTTCAAGAGAGTGAAATATGTTCCGTGAATTTTGAACTTGTTTAAATTGTATAAAGAATCGGTCTTGttttgaaggtctttgcaacagTTCAAGTATATAAAAAGTTTTGAAATCAGAATATAGGTTCAAAAGTAATGAGCCATTCAAAATTATATGATAAAAATTAGACGTAAGTCTTCGGTTGGTCATGCAATGTTCTGTGCATGCAACACGCCTCTGTCCTCTCTCACTCTCTCACCTGACAAAAAGTTATTGTTGTGGATCCCTCTTCTTTTTGTATTGCTGTCTACTCCCTCCTtcccggtttatagggcttaccTCAAAATTTTCGGTTTCCCGTTTTATAAGTTTCAATTTGATTGTTCCCATCACATGCTCagatttcaaggtgcattaaTTCATTGCATGCAAGGATTATGAGAAACTTGACCAATGCATGAAATACTTTaggcatgcatgcattgcaattaatgcattggtaaacacaatTCTTTGAGAAAAACAAGCTTATTAATTGAGTGCTTTTACAAACCACGAAaattattccaccactcatcatctacgtTGGTTGGTGacatttttgaattgagccctataaaccggaaaggagggggACCAAAAAACATTGATTTGTACTACTTTTTTATATGTGGAGATGACATAGCTGGTGCTATCCCTCTGATCTAATCTTGATATCCATTGAGTGTCGATCTTGATATCCATGGAGAGAATCTCAACCCACGTGAAGACATGGATTCATACGCAAGGGAAATCTATCCGAGGCCACTTGGATCTAGCAAAACCGTAGAAGGTGCTATTGCTTGTACCAAATGGTAGTAGCAAAGCTCTTTTCAGCTCCAAGATTTGGCGGGTATATCTCCGCAATTATTTTGCTTCGCGCCAACTTACGAGAGGACGGGTGGTGAGTGGAGTGCACGAGACCTCACCTCGCCGGCTACAACAATATTTTAGAGGAAGCAACATAAGCCGGAATCAAAccatttctctctctctcttaccGGCCACGCGACGACCATGGCGCTGGGGACAACCGAGCCGCTCCTCCTCCAGCCCCCGGAGCAGCGCCGGCGTCCGCCGGACTGGCTCGCGTGGGGGCTCCCGGCGGCAGTTCTGATACTGCTGCTACTCTCCGCCTCCGGTCCTCTCCGTCCGCCGCTTTTCCGCGTGCCGCCGCCGGAGACCGTCCCGCTGACCCTGCTCGCCGGCGCGCAGGAGAAGGGAGCGGTGTGCTTGGACGGGACCCCGCCGGGGTACCACCTGCAGAGAGGCTCCGGCGACGGATCCAACCGCTGGCTCATCCATCTAGAGGTTCGTACCGCACTGTCTATCATCCCACCCATGAATCACCCGTTGCTTCTTATTATCACGATTCATCCATTCTTGAGCCGTTTTCTTATAAACTGTATCGCTATTTTACTTTTCTTATTCACGTCTCCCTCAAATTACCAAACAAAAGAAGAAGCTCAAATGTAGTGGATGATCTTTCAAAAGATACACTTTCGATAACCAAAAAAGTACAATTTCCATAACCAAAGTATGGTTCGAGATAGAGACCCGGGCTCTAATTTCTGTTGCCACCAACAAGGAGATGCCTTTTCGTTGTTAATTTTTTCTATCAAAAAAGATGCCTTCCACATGATAGGGATGTTAAGCAGGTAGTTTCTATCTCTGGATAGGAACTGCCGCACCCTAGGCTAGATTGATTTATTTTTTACTATAAAACGATGTTTATTTCTGGGTTTGTTGGACTTGTTGGCTGTATGCATCTTGCTATGCAGAGGCCAGGCATTTTTTTGATGCGGTTGTATCACCTTGATATATCAATTCAATGAAATGTTCTTTATCGAGAAAAGCAGGTAGACTCAAGGTAGGGAAATAGTTGACTGACCTGTCTATTTTCAATTACAAACAATCAGGGTGGAGGCTGGTGCAGCACAATCAAGGATTGTTCCAACCGCAGAATGTACGCGCTCGGTTCATC from Triticum urartu cultivar G1812 chromosome 3, Tu2.1, whole genome shotgun sequence encodes:
- the LOC125546383 gene encoding uncharacterized protein LOC125546383 codes for the protein MGDLACDSERVLMEGHGASSVCKDDMLLLEEALPPAGQTPGSCVELRHNLEGTHKQARDAGSLDTEVDISGSPSSGIKRGKGGDGNSHAISNYSEPKSSSPYERLPSFPSTSRLLVSAMKGGRERSSSEASPTGARHVNWASDVYDPPVTSVDHTVKGHQQRSRSRKKDKGKQKQKQKKRKSRGNGKKSGLHDAAHNPPALDVPGPSSPDELGLGEVEEAEVLDYSAFDSQEPKCGGGFPHEIAAAWTCFPAAEAS